GCTGTATCCGCTTTTTGAATAATCTTAATGCCTGAGACCGATGGCTGATTTTATTTTTGATTGACGCGCTTCCCGCGGCAAGTTCCGCGAAAGTATGATTGTAGTCGGGAGAAAGAAAGATAGGGTCATATCCAAAACCATGGGCGCCCTTTGGTTCCTCCGTTATAAAACCTTCGGCTTTACCTTCCACAACAAATAATAACTTCTGTGGGGTAGCAAGGGCAATGGAACAGATAAAACGGGCCGTACGTTTTTCTTTCGGCACTCCCTTTAATTCTAATAGCACCTTTTGTATTCTCTCTTCATCGGTTGCATTCGGGCCCGCGTATCGGGAAGAGGTGATACCGGGAAGTCCATTCAACGCGTCAATTTGCAGGCCTGAGTCATCAGCCATCGCCCAGGTATTGCACGCCCTGGCCAACGTTGTTGCTTTTTTAATTGCATTTTCCTGAAAAGTCCTTCCGTCTTCATTTACTTCAGGTAAAAAGGGAAAGTCCTCAACGTTTCTCAGCAGAATCCCAGGCACGTTTTTGAGCATAGTGAAAATTTCTTTCCTCTTATTCATGTTTTGAGTGGCAACAAGAATTGTTTTTGTATGAATATCTTTTGCAATGAAAGTCATGCTTCTTCTCCTCAATCTATCTTTTTTATCACTGAAGTATCAGTTTTTTTGTTCTTTTGAATATGCCCGTTATTCGTTGCCGCCTTTTAATGTTTCTGTCTGGATTGCGGTAATTTCACGAATGCCCTTTCTTGCAAGATTGAGCATTTCTGTCAGTTGTTCTTCCCCAAAGGTGTATTCCTCTCCGGTACCCTGTATTTCAATAAATTTACCGCTACCGGTCATAACAACATTCATGTCTACCTGGGCGGCTGCATCTTCTTTGTAACAAAGATCCAGTAGCGCTATATCACGGACAATACCAACACTTACCGCCGCGACGCTGTCGTGTACAGGGATCTCCCGGACGAGGTCTTTTTCTCTGAGCCACTGAATCGCATCCATTAAAGCAACATAGCTGCCGGTAATTGCTGCCGTGCGCGTGCCTCCATCAGCCTGAATGACATCACAGTCGATCCAGATGGTTCTTTCCTTCAGGAATGTAAGGTTTACAATGGAACGCAGGGAACGCCCGATAAGCCTCTGTATTTCATGTGTTCTGCCGGTTACTTTTCCTTTTGATGATTCTCTGGGCACTCTTATAGGGGTAGAACCCGGAAGCAGTGAGTATTCGGCAGTGATCCAGCCCGTTCCGGTATTTTTTTTGTGTGGTGGTACATTTTCATCTACCGATGCGGTGCAGATCACCTTTGTGTTGCCTGCCTGGACAAGTACGGACCCTGTTGCGTATTTAGTAAAGTTTCTTGTAATAGTCAGTGGGCGAAGTTCTGCTCGCTGCCGGTTATCGATTCTCATTATCGTCTTTACATAACAAAAGTTTTAAAAGTGCTTTTTCCACATGAAGTCTGTTTTCCGCCTGATCATAAACAAGTGAGTGTGGCCCATCAATGACCTCATCGGTAATTTCCTCGCCACGATGGGCAGGCAGACAATGCATGACTTTTACATTGGTTGCAGATAATTTCAGAAGCTCTTTATTAATTTGAAA
The DNA window shown above is from Candidatus Brocadiaceae bacterium and carries:
- the rph gene encoding ribonuclease PH produces the protein MRIDNRQRAELRPLTITRNFTKYATGSVLVQAGNTKVICTASVDENVPPHKKNTGTGWITAEYSLLPGSTPIRVPRESSKGKVTGRTHEIQRLIGRSLRSIVNLTFLKERTIWIDCDVIQADGGTRTAAITGSYVALMDAIQWLREKDLVREIPVHDSVAAVSVGIVRDIALLDLCYKEDAAAQVDMNVVMTGSGKFIEIQGTGEEYTFGEEQLTEMLNLARKGIREITAIQTETLKGGNE
- a CDS encoding XTP/dITP diphosphatase produces the protein MTFIAKDIHTKTILVATQNMNKRKEIFTMLKNVPGILLRNVEDFPFLPEVNEDGRTFQENAIKKATTLARACNTWAMADDSGLQIDALNGLPGITSSRYAGPNATDEERIQKVLLELKGVPKEKRTARFICSIALATPQKLLFVVEGKAEGFITEEPKGAHGFGYDPIFLSPDYNHTFAELAAGSASIKNKISHRSQALRLFKKRIQPFLHNL